From the genome of Haloterrigena sp. KLK7, one region includes:
- the hisG gene encoding ATP phosphoribosyltransferase yields MRIAVPNKGRLHEPTIDLLERAGLHLENGADRKLYADTVDPEVSVLFARAADIPEYVADGAADLGITGYDQVQEARVDTVSELLDLEFGRCRLVLAAPEDGDIDGVDDLEGGTVATEFPNITEDFFADTGVEPDIVEVTGATELTPHVEMADAIVDITSTGTTLKMNRLAVVEEVLSSSVRLFGREDVLDDPKVEEVRTALSSVKQAEGKRYLMMNVPRERLDDVRDVIPGMGGPTVMDIAGGETPTGSPDGETRAEAEGDGMVAVHAVVDERRVFETITEVKNAGASDILVTEIERLVE; encoded by the coding sequence ATGCGAATCGCCGTTCCCAACAAGGGCCGCCTGCACGAGCCGACGATCGACCTCTTAGAGCGGGCGGGGCTCCATCTCGAGAACGGTGCCGACCGGAAACTGTACGCCGACACCGTCGATCCGGAGGTCTCCGTCCTCTTCGCCCGCGCGGCGGACATCCCGGAGTACGTCGCCGACGGCGCGGCCGACCTCGGAATCACGGGGTACGATCAGGTGCAGGAAGCGCGCGTCGACACCGTCTCGGAACTGCTGGATCTCGAGTTCGGGCGCTGTCGGCTCGTCCTCGCGGCGCCGGAGGACGGCGACATCGACGGCGTCGACGACCTCGAGGGCGGCACCGTCGCCACCGAGTTCCCGAACATCACTGAAGACTTCTTCGCGGACACCGGCGTCGAGCCCGACATCGTCGAGGTCACGGGCGCGACGGAGCTGACCCCGCACGTCGAGATGGCCGACGCCATCGTCGACATCACCAGCACGGGGACGACGCTGAAGATGAACCGGCTGGCCGTCGTCGAGGAGGTGCTCTCGAGTTCGGTCCGGCTGTTCGGTCGCGAGGACGTCCTCGACGACCCGAAGGTCGAGGAGGTCCGGACGGCGCTCTCGTCGGTCAAGCAGGCCGAGGGCAAGCGCTACCTGATGATGAACGTGCCCCGGGAGCGACTCGACGACGTCCGCGACGTCATCCCCGGCATGGGCGGACCGACGGTGATGGACATCGCCGGCGGGGAGACGCCAACGGGGTCTCCGGACGGGGAGACGCGAGCGGAGGCCGAAGGCGACGGGATGGTGGCCGTCCACGCGGTCGTCGACGAACGACGGGTCTTCGAGACGATCACGGAGGTCAAGAACGCCGGCGCGAGCGACATTCTGGTGACCGAGATCGAACGGCTGGTGGAGTAA
- a CDS encoding heavy metal translocating P-type ATPase, with protein sequence MDDRDRRTGSDSVPTEGARDADERSDRVEESLLEDEADAARGRDEIRDRRERERGHTGDERGGSHGRYGEDRGGGHGGGSHGAHGGMHAGHETMFRRRFFVSTLLSIPVLLYSEMLQEWLGFSVPAFPGSEWIVPVFAVIVFAYGGVPFLEMAVPELRDRAPGMMTLISMAIAVAFVYSLASLVVPTESAFFWELVTLIDIMLLGHWIEMRSVRRASSALDELAKLMPDTAERITDDGESAGPRPADNRAQPGEIEEVPASELAEGDLVLVRPGASVPADGVVETGESDVDESMITGESTTVSKEPGDEVIGGTVNGDGSLRVRISATGEETTLAGIMRLVEEAQSSESKTQALADRAAGWLFYVALGAAAVTAVAWTIATGFDSAVIERVVTVLVIACPHALGLAIPLVIAINTSLAARNGMLVRDRIAMEQARTLDTVVFDKTGTLTEGEQGVVDIATVEDASEEEALRLAATVEGDSEHMIAQAVREAADERGLERRTATDFEALKGKGVRATVDGERIYVGGPNLLSELEGDVPTELERFAARAGENAQTVVYLVREGEPVAAFALADVIRAESYRVVDALHELGLEVAMLTGDSEDVARAVAADLGIDTVFAEVLPEDKDEKITELQKKGKSVAMVGDGVNDAPALARADIGIAIGSGTDVAVQSADIVLVQNNPMDVVRLVKLSRASYRKMQQNLVWAAGYNVFAIPLAAGVLAPIGILLSPAVGALLMSLSTVIVAINAQFLRRTDLSIPGLPGVSAPREPRPAD encoded by the coding sequence ATGGACGACCGCGACCGCCGAACCGGGAGCGATTCGGTGCCGACCGAGGGCGCTCGAGACGCCGACGAGCGATCGGACCGCGTCGAGGAGTCGCTACTCGAGGACGAGGCCGACGCCGCCCGCGGCCGAGACGAGATCCGCGATCGACGGGAGCGCGAGAGAGGTCACACGGGCGACGAGCGCGGCGGGAGTCACGGCCGGTACGGCGAGGATCGCGGTGGCGGGCACGGTGGTGGCAGCCACGGCGCCCACGGCGGCATGCACGCCGGCCACGAAACGATGTTCCGCCGCCGATTCTTCGTCTCGACGCTGCTCTCGATCCCCGTCCTGCTGTACAGCGAGATGCTCCAGGAGTGGCTCGGCTTTTCGGTGCCGGCGTTCCCCGGCAGCGAGTGGATCGTCCCCGTCTTCGCGGTGATCGTCTTCGCCTACGGGGGCGTCCCCTTCCTCGAGATGGCCGTCCCGGAACTGCGGGATCGCGCGCCGGGGATGATGACGCTCATTTCGATGGCGATCGCGGTCGCGTTCGTCTACAGCCTCGCGAGCCTCGTCGTCCCGACCGAGTCGGCGTTCTTCTGGGAACTGGTGACGCTGATCGACATCATGCTGCTGGGCCACTGGATCGAGATGCGTAGCGTCCGGCGGGCCTCGAGCGCGCTGGACGAACTGGCGAAGCTGATGCCCGATACCGCCGAGCGGATCACGGACGACGGCGAGAGCGCGGGACCACGTCCCGCGGATAACCGTGCACAGCCCGGTGAAATAGAGGAGGTTCCGGCGAGCGAACTCGCAGAGGGTGACCTCGTGCTCGTCCGGCCCGGCGCGAGCGTGCCCGCCGACGGCGTCGTCGAGACGGGCGAGTCGGACGTCGACGAGTCGATGATCACCGGCGAGTCGACGACCGTCTCGAAGGAGCCCGGCGACGAGGTGATCGGCGGGACGGTCAACGGCGACGGGAGCCTCCGGGTGCGGATCAGCGCGACGGGCGAGGAGACGACGCTGGCGGGCATCATGCGCCTCGTCGAGGAGGCCCAGTCGAGCGAGTCGAAGACGCAGGCGCTCGCGGACCGCGCCGCGGGCTGGCTGTTCTACGTCGCCCTCGGCGCGGCCGCCGTCACGGCCGTCGCGTGGACGATCGCGACCGGGTTCGACTCGGCAGTGATCGAGCGGGTCGTGACCGTCCTCGTCATCGCCTGCCCGCACGCGCTCGGACTGGCGATCCCGCTGGTGATCGCGATCAACACCTCGCTGGCCGCGCGCAACGGAATGCTCGTCCGGGACCGGATCGCCATGGAGCAGGCCCGTACGCTCGACACCGTCGTCTTCGACAAGACCGGGACGCTCACCGAGGGCGAGCAGGGCGTGGTCGACATCGCGACCGTCGAGGACGCCTCCGAGGAGGAAGCCCTGCGGCTCGCCGCCACTGTCGAGGGCGACTCGGAGCACATGATCGCACAGGCCGTCCGCGAGGCGGCCGACGAGCGGGGCCTCGAGCGCCGAACCGCGACCGATTTCGAGGCGCTGAAAGGCAAGGGCGTCCGCGCGACGGTCGATGGGGAACGGATCTACGTCGGCGGGCCGAACCTCCTCTCGGAACTCGAGGGCGACGTGCCGACGGAACTCGAGCGATTCGCCGCTCGAGCGGGCGAGAACGCGCAAACCGTAGTGTATCTCGTCCGAGAGGGCGAGCCCGTCGCCGCGTTCGCGCTCGCGGACGTGATCCGCGCGGAGAGCTACCGCGTCGTCGACGCGCTCCACGAGTTGGGGCTCGAGGTGGCGATGCTGACCGGCGACTCCGAGGACGTCGCCCGCGCGGTCGCGGCCGACCTCGGGATCGACACGGTCTTCGCCGAGGTGTTGCCCGAGGACAAGGACGAGAAGATCACGGAGCTCCAGAAGAAGGGCAAGTCCGTCGCGATGGTCGGCGACGGGGTCAACGACGCGCCAGCGCTCGCGCGAGCCGACATCGGTATCGCGATCGGGAGCGGGACGGACGTCGCGGTCCAGTCGGCGGACATCGTCCTCGTCCAGAACAATCCGATGGACGTGGTCCGACTCGTCAAACTCAGCCGCGCGAGCTACCGGAAGATGCAGCAGAACCTCGTCTGGGCGGCGGGCTACAACGTCTTCGCGATCCCGTTGGCGGCGGGCGTCCTCGCGCCGATCGGGATCCTCCTCTCGCCGGCCGTCGGCGCACTGCTCATGTCGCTCAGCACGGTGATCGTCGCGATCAACGCGCAGTTCCTCCGCCGGACGGACCTCTCGATACCGGGTCTGCCGGGCGTTTCCGCGCCGCGGGAGCCGCGGCCGGCGGACTGA